From Scatophagus argus isolate fScaArg1 chromosome 2, fScaArg1.pri, whole genome shotgun sequence, a single genomic window includes:
- the tmc6b gene encoding transmembrane channel-like protein 6b, translated as MARNVNFDLSHPLMEAGLESPVDEEGVHDSFHQLIAEQSQNGEPSEALELQQLQRELDEEGQDDVGHLSSPGHESRGRRQERRDMEWENDERQADSLIGERWSSATLKVLSSMPSRTIGRNRGAIISQYYNRTMQLRRRRQSRPAIRDFSRSARPSIRGYGIEADTTDAEASKRDHLVNNLQNLSVSDRVRMLRAMPLSVAEKSELRSLALRKERHTLSGSKIPCYSRLKYYIIIGARQSWYSWLSFVHSLQLWQVALKRVSGRFGTGVLSYFLFLKTLLFFNLFLLLVTGAFLVLPQAVHPPALPAGRTSFRGLELLTGAGYFSDTVMYYGYYSNYTLLKSCKHDVGGQNVSVSNGTRLDCVSKHHSYNMPLAYFVTIGVAFFITCIILVYSMSKSFGQSFRIDKSHSILAMKVFCSWDFKVIKKTSIKLMSENICTQLKELLAEVNHKNVNNTVCQNLWRLIVHGLAWTICIASTTACVSGIYYFSDYRHQNLKQSSHSAIQDSLLNEASLLALPVVVSLVTLLLPILFNLAAWMEDYESPSVRTYVAISRNLMLKVSVLGVLCYHWLGQVPKNPESTGLKCWESFVGQELYRFLIMDFIFSLLDTLFGEFLWRLFSEKVLKRRRKPVFDIARNVLELIYGQTLAWLGVLFTPLLPAVQILKLLLLFYIKKSSVMMNCQAPRKPYRVSQMTTIFITLLCFPSFLGASVCVTYTMWSITPSTSCGPFRGLKTMFQAGKRWVEGLEKDNPNLSVLARAHSYLVEHPFFLFVGAGIFLIVIYFHSQVVDGQRKIINLLQEQIENEGEDKKFLITRLQSIHEQKRTPTRRLTSQDSSC; from the exons ATGGCTCGAAATGTTAACTTTGACTTAAGCCACCCTCTCATGGAAGCTGGACTGGA GAGCCCAGTGGATGAGGAAGGTGTTCATGACTCGTTCCACCAGCTGATAGCAGAGCAGAGTCAGAATGGGGAACCGTCAGAAGCcttggagctgcagcagctgcagagagagctgGACGAGGAAGGTCAAG ATGATGTAGGTCACCTCTCCAGCCCTGGACATGAATCTAGGGGAAGAAGACAGGAGCGAAGGGACATGGAATGGGAGAATGATGAAAGACAGGCAGACTCCCTCATAGGTGAACGTTGGTCCTCAGCCACGTTGAAGGTCCTGTCCTCGATGCCCAGTCGCACCATCG GTCGCAACAGGGGAGCCATCATCTCTCAGTACTACAACAGAACCATGCAGCTTCGAAGGCGCAGGCAGAGTAGACCTGCCATCCGAGACTTCTCCCGCTCTGCCAGACCGAGCATACGAGGCTATGGCATCGAGGCAGACACTACAGATGCAGAGG cgAGTAAGAGGGACCATTTGGTGAACAACCTCCAGAACCTGTCGGTGAGCGACAGAGTCAGGATGCTCAGAGCGATGCCTCTCAGTGTGGCAGAGAAGAGTGAACTCAG GAGTTTAGcactgagaaaagagagacacacgCTTTCTGGCAGTAAGATCCCCTGTTACAGTCGACTCAAATATTACATCATCATT GGTGCAAGACAGAGTTGGTACAGCTGGCTGTCCTTTGTGCACTCCCTCCAGCTGTGGCAAGTGGCGCTTAAGAGAGTGAGTGGGCGTTTCGGCACTGGCGTCCTCTCATACTTCCTGTTTCTTAAGACCCTGCTCTTCTTCAACCTCTTCCTGTTACTGGTGACTGGTGCGTTCTTAGTGCTACCTCAGGCAGTGCACCCTCCAGCGCTGCCTGCGGGGAGAACCTCCTTCCGTGGACTGGAGCTTCTCACTGGAGCG GGCTATTTTTCAGACACGGTGATGTACTATGGTTACTACAGTAACTACACGCTGCTTAAGAGCTGTAAGCATGATGTTGGAGGGCAGAATGTCTCTGTGTCCAATGGAACCAGACTGGACTGCGTGTCGAAGCACCACTCGTACAACATGCCGCTTGCATACTTCGTCACCATCGGAGTTGCTTTCTTCATCACATGTATCATCCTTGTGTACAG CATGTCAAAGTCGTTTGGTCAGAGCTTCCGAATAGACAAATCTCACAGCATCTTGGCCATGAAGGTGTTCTGCTCCTGGGACTTTAAGGTCATTAAGAAAACCTCTATCAAACTCATGTCTGAGAATATCTGCACGCAGCTCAAg GAGCTGCTAGCAGAGGTGAAtcataaaaatgtcaataacACTGTGTGTCAGAACCTGTGGAGGCTGATTGTTCATGGCCTGGCATGGACTATCTGCATAGCAAGTAccactgcctgtgtgtctggTATTTACTACTTCTCTGATTACAGGCACCAG AATCTGAAGCAAAGTTCTCATAGTGCCATCCAGGACTCCTTATTAAATGAGGCCAGCCTGCTGGCTCTCCCTGTGGTGGTGTCCCTCGTCACCCTGCTGCTGCCCATCTTGTTCAATCTTGCAGCCTGGATGGAGGACTATGAGTCGCCATCTGTACGCACATATGTCGCCATCAGCAG aAACCTGATGCTGAAAGTCAGTGTGCTTGGAGTCCTGTGCTACCACTGGCTGGGTCAGGTGCCAAAGAACCCTGAAAGTACTGGGCTGAAG TGTTGGGAGAGTTTTGTTGGGCAGGAACTTTATCGTTTCTTAATTATGGACTTCATCTTCAGTCTACTGGACACCTTGTTTGGAGAGTTTCTTTGGAG GCTGTTCTCTGAGAAGGtgttgaagaggaggaggaaaccaGTGTTTGATATCGCCAGGAACGTCCTCGAGCTCATCTATGGACAGACGTTGGCCTG gttgGGTGTTCTCTTCACTCCTCTCCTGCCTGCAGTGCAGATTCTCAAACTGTTGCTCCTCTTCTACATAAAGAAG AGCAGTGTGATGATGAATTGTCAGGCCCCCAGGAAGCCATACAGAGTCAGCCAGATGACCACCATCTTTATCACTCTTCTCTGCTTCCCCTCCTTCCTTggggcctctgtgtgtgtcacatacACCATGtggag TATCACCCCCTCCACGTCGTGCGGTCCCTTCCGCGGGCTCAAAACGATGTTCCAGGCGGGGAAGCGCTGGGTGGAAGGACTGGAAAAAGATAATCCCAACCTGTCCGTGTTGGCCAGGGCTCACTCCTACCTGGTGGAGCACCCTTTCTTCTTGTTCGTGGGAGCGGGCATCTTCCT GATCGTCATCTATTTCCACAGTCAGGTGGTGGACGGTCAAAGGAAGATCATCAACTTACTCCAGGAGCAGATAGAAAAT GAGGGAGAGGATAAGAAGTTTCTGATCACTCGCCTCCAGTCTATCCATGAGCAAAAACGAACCCCCACTCGAAGACTCACAAGCCAA GACTCCAGCTGTTGA